The following are encoded in a window of Salinibacter ruber DSM 13855 genomic DNA:
- a CDS encoding biotin--[acetyl-CoA-carboxylase] ligase gives MPLPLAADTRDRLSTDRFGRSMRGFETVGSTNERAAQWAAAGAPEGATVLTEYQTTGRGRHGRDWTADKGRNLLFSVVLRPTLPPDRFGLLTVAAGVAVAEAIEDFVSPHSAALKWPNDVLLEGRKACGILLESSLAPPNTDAVVVLGVGLNVNQTDFPDALADTATSLRLASGRPVPRPPLLARLLRALERRYDAVQHNGAGSVRGAFRERLAALGSSLSLRLPGTDETLSGTVQGITETGALRLRTADGVEKTVHAGEVTTRR, from the coding sequence ATGCCCCTTCCCCTCGCCGCGGACACGCGGGATCGGCTCTCTACCGACCGCTTCGGCCGGTCGATGCGCGGATTCGAGACGGTCGGCTCGACGAACGAACGGGCGGCGCAGTGGGCCGCAGCGGGCGCGCCGGAGGGCGCCACGGTGCTTACCGAATACCAGACCACCGGACGGGGGCGCCACGGGCGCGACTGGACCGCCGACAAGGGCCGCAATCTTCTCTTCTCCGTGGTGCTCCGTCCCACGCTGCCGCCGGACCGGTTTGGGCTTCTCACCGTGGCCGCGGGCGTGGCCGTTGCCGAGGCGATTGAGGACTTCGTCTCGCCCCACTCGGCCGCCCTCAAGTGGCCCAACGACGTTCTTCTAGAGGGCCGCAAGGCCTGTGGCATCCTGCTGGAGTCGTCTCTGGCCCCGCCCAACACCGACGCCGTCGTCGTGCTGGGGGTCGGCCTCAACGTCAACCAAACCGACTTTCCCGACGCCCTCGCCGACACGGCCACGTCGCTCCGCCTCGCCAGCGGCCGCCCCGTGCCGCGCCCTCCCCTCCTGGCCCGGCTGCTCCGGGCCCTCGAACGTCGGTACGACGCCGTACAGCACAACGGGGCCGGCTCAGTCCGCGGCGCGTTCCGGGAGCGCCTTGCCGCCCTCGGGTCCTCCTTGTCCCTGCGCCTCCCCGGCACCGACGAGACCCTCTCGGGCACCGTGCAGGGCATCACGGAGACCGGGGCCCTGCGGCTGCGCACGGCAGACGGGGTGGAGAAAACGGTGCACGCGGGTGAGGTCACGACCCGGCGCTAA
- a CDS encoding inositol monophosphatase family protein, whose translation MDAPMHDSPYDLLLDTAVQAARRAAAVIREQAGRPGGVRDKSRNDFVTDADERAQAVIVESLRETFPRDAILAEEGAAGDGEAPVVSGRRWIVDPIDGTTNFMHQVPPYAVSIALQEEDEIVVGVVLDVPRDELFTAVAGHGLQVNGEEEGVSATDAFGEAFLATGFPYRRFEHTDRYLDVLADILRDAQGVRRHGSAAVDLAWTACGRFDGFFETGLNPWDIAAGVLLVREGGGRVTNYHDDAGLTPVFDQQMCATNGPVHAALLGHLAPMDDVRL comes from the coding sequence ATGGACGCCCCCATGCACGACTCGCCGTACGACCTGCTCCTCGACACGGCCGTGCAGGCGGCCCGCCGGGCCGCCGCCGTCATTCGGGAGCAGGCCGGCAGGCCCGGCGGCGTGCGCGACAAAAGCCGCAACGACTTCGTGACCGATGCCGACGAGCGGGCCCAGGCGGTCATCGTCGAGTCTCTCCGGGAGACCTTTCCCCGAGACGCCATCCTCGCCGAGGAAGGGGCGGCGGGCGACGGGGAGGCGCCGGTCGTGTCGGGGCGGCGCTGGATCGTGGACCCGATCGACGGCACGACAAACTTCATGCATCAGGTGCCGCCCTACGCCGTCAGCATCGCGCTGCAGGAGGAGGACGAGATTGTGGTCGGCGTGGTGCTCGACGTGCCGCGCGACGAACTCTTCACGGCGGTGGCAGGGCACGGGCTTCAGGTGAACGGGGAGGAAGAAGGGGTGAGCGCGACGGACGCGTTTGGGGAGGCGTTCCTGGCGACGGGGTTTCCCTACCGCCGGTTCGAGCACACGGACCGGTACCTGGACGTGCTGGCCGACATCCTCCGCGACGCTCAAGGGGTGCGCCGGCACGGGTCCGCGGCGGTTGACCTGGCCTGGACGGCCTGCGGCCGGTTCGATGGCTTCTTTGAGACCGGGCTCAATCCCTGGGACATCGCGGCGGGCGTCCTGCTCGTGCGTGAGGGCGGCGGACGGGTCACAAACTATCACGACGACGCCGGGCTCACGCCCGTATTCGACCAACAGATGTGCGCCACCAACGGGCCGGTGCACGCCGCCCTGCTGGGCCACCTGGCCCCGATGGACGACGTGCGACTGTAG
- a CDS encoding enoyl-ACP reductase FabI, translated as MDGYDLLDGKTGVIFGALNEDSIAWSVAQACHREGADFVLSNAPVARRLGSLDALAEETDSPIIWADATDDEELAALFEEVKDEYGSIDFIVHSIGMGVNVRKDVPYEDLNYNWYEQTLDVSAVSLHRIVNHALDTEAIDDGGSILAMSYIGAERIFSKYSEMGDAKALLESIVRSFGYRLGERNIRINAISQSPTKTTAGSGIDGFDAMYEFAERVAPLGNADADSCADYAVTLLSDLTRMVTMQTLYHDGGFSTMGISDEIVEAMEDAFAEDEEDE; from the coding sequence ATGGACGGTTACGACCTGCTCGACGGAAAGACGGGCGTCATCTTTGGGGCCCTCAATGAGGACAGCATCGCCTGGTCGGTTGCTCAGGCCTGTCACCGCGAGGGGGCGGACTTTGTCCTCTCCAACGCCCCGGTGGCCCGCCGCCTCGGCTCCCTCGACGCGCTGGCGGAGGAGACGGACAGCCCCATCATCTGGGCCGACGCCACCGACGACGAGGAGCTCGCCGCGCTCTTCGAAGAGGTCAAGGACGAGTACGGCTCGATCGACTTCATCGTCCACTCCATCGGGATGGGCGTTAACGTGCGCAAGGACGTGCCCTACGAGGACCTCAACTACAACTGGTACGAGCAGACGCTCGACGTGTCGGCCGTGAGCCTGCACCGCATCGTGAACCACGCCCTCGACACCGAGGCGATCGACGACGGCGGGTCGATCCTGGCGATGAGCTACATCGGCGCCGAGCGCATCTTCTCGAAGTACTCGGAGATGGGCGACGCCAAGGCGCTGCTGGAAAGCATCGTGCGCTCCTTCGGCTACCGACTGGGCGAGCGCAACATCCGGATCAACGCCATCTCCCAGAGCCCCACGAAGACGACCGCCGGCTCCGGGATCGACGGCTTCGACGCGATGTACGAGTTTGCCGAGCGCGTCGCCCCCCTCGGCAACGCCGACGCCGACAGCTGCGCCGACTACGCCGTGACGCTCCTCAGCGACCTCACGCGCATGGTGACCATGCAGACGCTCTACCACGACGGCGGCTTCTCCACCATGGGCATCTCCGACGAAATCGTGGAGGCGATGGAGGATGCCTTTGCGGAGGACGAGGAGGACGAGTAG
- a CDS encoding HAD family hydrolase, with the protein MIELFIADIDGCLASPYEAYDLTGLDTLRRLPHEADTAPALTLCSGRSYPYVEAMTQALALTTPVLFEAGGGQFDPVAAQTAWSPHLTDEVEAKLRTVERWFATECVPGTQISIDHAKRTQTGVVSPKGDEIRALRPRTEQFVAEETPGLHVFATDISVDVVPPGITKRDGVEWLADRLGLALDETAYIGDAETDLEALNAVGTSFAPANADATVRAQVDHVTEGTVLDGVLEAFRYCRAQNDS; encoded by the coding sequence GTGATTGAGCTGTTCATCGCCGACATCGACGGGTGCCTGGCGTCGCCCTACGAGGCGTACGACCTAACGGGGCTCGACACGCTCCGGCGGCTCCCGCATGAGGCGGACACGGCCCCGGCCCTCACCCTCTGTTCGGGCCGCTCCTACCCGTACGTGGAGGCCATGACGCAGGCGCTCGCCCTCACCACCCCGGTGCTGTTCGAGGCCGGCGGGGGGCAGTTCGACCCGGTGGCAGCCCAAACCGCCTGGAGCCCGCACCTGACCGACGAGGTGGAGGCGAAGCTCCGCACCGTGGAACGCTGGTTCGCGACGGAGTGCGTGCCGGGCACTCAGATCTCGATCGACCACGCCAAGCGCACGCAGACCGGGGTCGTCTCGCCGAAGGGGGACGAAATTCGGGCCCTGCGGCCCCGCACCGAGCAGTTCGTGGCCGAGGAGACGCCCGGCCTCCACGTCTTTGCGACCGACATTTCGGTGGACGTCGTGCCGCCCGGCATCACGAAGCGGGACGGGGTCGAGTGGCTGGCCGACCGCCTCGGGCTGGCGCTCGACGAGACGGCGTACATCGGCGACGCCGAGACCGACCTGGAGGCCCTCAACGCCGTCGGAACGTCGTTCGCCCCGGCCAACGCCGACGCGACGGTGCGGGCCCAGGTGGACCATGTGACGGAGGGGACGGTTCTTGACGGCGTCTTGGAGGCCTTCCGATATTGTCGGGCCCAGAACGACTCCTAA
- a CDS encoding L,D-transpeptidase family protein has protein sequence MRTIGWLLLLIGGLAGGLSSAAGQPSAPPDTIRGDAVAPSPAPASGDLAGQGGALEATPLFYVAEDAATLHNRSGLNAPVTRLAMRTPVRRLSCEADWCRVRTDGGTTGYVAADALSNVWIRVSKRKRRVYVYRGAELAHAFEADMAYNAFADKKRNGGKTRPDHWRTPEGTFYVVHKNPQSEFYKALVLNYPKVEDARRGLDAGLISRAQYEAIRQAQQEHRMPPMGTDLGGWIEIHGDGTGDATAWTQGCVAIRNGAMDVIWEQVRVGTPVLIE, from the coding sequence ATGCGCACGATAGGATGGTTGCTTCTTCTCATCGGGGGACTGGCAGGCGGCCTGTCGTCGGCCGCCGGCCAGCCGAGCGCCCCGCCCGACACCATCCGAGGGGACGCCGTGGCCCCATCGCCGGCCCCCGCTTCGGGCGACCTCGCAGGGCAGGGCGGCGCCCTGGAAGCGACGCCGCTGTTTTACGTGGCCGAAGACGCGGCGACCCTGCACAACCGCTCCGGCCTGAACGCCCCGGTGACCCGGCTGGCGATGCGCACGCCCGTCCGGCGCCTGTCGTGCGAGGCAGACTGGTGCCGGGTGCGGACCGACGGGGGCACGACCGGGTACGTCGCCGCCGACGCCCTGTCCAACGTGTGGATCCGCGTCTCGAAGCGGAAGCGGCGCGTCTACGTGTACCGCGGGGCGGAGCTCGCCCACGCCTTTGAGGCGGACATGGCCTACAATGCCTTCGCCGACAAGAAGCGAAACGGCGGCAAAACCCGCCCCGACCACTGGCGCACGCCCGAGGGGACGTTCTACGTGGTCCACAAGAACCCGCAGAGCGAGTTCTACAAGGCGCTCGTGCTCAACTACCCGAAGGTGGAGGACGCACGCCGGGGGCTGGACGCAGGGCTGATCTCCCGCGCCCAGTACGAGGCCATCCGGCAGGCCCAGCAGGAACACCGGATGCCGCCCATGGGCACGGACCTGGGCGGGTGGATTGAGATTCACGGCGACGGCACGGGGGACGCGACCGCCTGGACGCAGGGCTGCGTGGCCATTCGAAACGGAGCCATGGACGTGATCTGGGAGCAGGTGCGCGTCGGGACGCCGGTGCTTATCGAATGA
- a CDS encoding energy transducer TonB: protein MFSTRNIATALVGVLFFFVVGCGGGNSPTAPPDGWQTSDMHWWAEGVDTSAVFITLDSLSSMGVENAEVQLSASGDVNQEQFQAAIKRSLLPLYRNNPMVVDSLFEEYAAPQLEEVDLGGNVLQSNGELKSDLLNKNQKVAYEAITEYFREPQRDQSPDNITWPDSLRSEEYSGVVQLQVHLDVEGEGENATSRADAVEVLSGPHPTLNRIALKAATQATWKPAYVLEDGSWTPTESWVQFNIPFQMR, encoded by the coding sequence ATGTTTTCGACCCGCAACATTGCCACAGCGCTCGTCGGCGTTCTCTTCTTCTTTGTCGTCGGGTGCGGCGGCGGCAACAGCCCCACGGCGCCGCCGGACGGCTGGCAGACGTCGGACATGCACTGGTGGGCGGAGGGGGTAGACACCTCGGCGGTGTTCATCACGCTCGACAGCCTCTCCAGCATGGGCGTTGAGAACGCAGAGGTGCAGCTGTCGGCGAGTGGCGACGTCAACCAGGAGCAGTTCCAGGCGGCGATCAAGCGCAGCCTCCTGCCGCTCTACCGCAACAATCCGATGGTCGTCGACTCGCTCTTTGAGGAGTACGCCGCCCCGCAACTGGAGGAGGTGGACCTGGGCGGAAACGTTCTGCAGAGCAACGGGGAGCTGAAGTCGGACCTGCTGAACAAGAACCAGAAGGTGGCCTACGAAGCGATCACCGAGTACTTCCGCGAGCCCCAGCGCGATCAGTCGCCCGACAACATCACTTGGCCCGACAGCCTGCGGTCGGAGGAGTACTCCGGCGTCGTGCAGCTGCAGGTGCACCTTGACGTGGAGGGCGAGGGGGAGAACGCGACCTCTCGGGCCGACGCCGTGGAGGTGCTCTCGGGGCCGCACCCGACGCTGAATCGCATTGCCCTGAAGGCCGCGACCCAGGCCACGTGGAAGCCCGCCTACGTTCTGGAAGACGGCAGCTGGACCCCAACTGAGAGCTGGGTCCAGTTCAACATTCCGTTCCAGATGCGGTAG
- a CDS encoding NupC/NupG family nucleoside CNT transporter: MSFPVALLRGLIGLVVFVGIAVLFSTNRKAINWRLVGAGIGLQLVFAFLVLKTGPGEMLFDTLATFFDTLLSFTYEGSEFIFGDLGNPDEGNNFAFQVLPTIIFFASLMGVLYHLRIVQPLVNGMGWVMQKTLRISGAESLAAAANVFIGQTEAPLAVKPYVEDMTRSEIMTLMTGGMATIAGGVLAAYIGFLGGDSPESRQLFAKHLLSASVMSAPAAIVMAKILVPETETPKTQGGAEIQDTEEADNVIEAAANGASDGLRLALNVGAMLLAFLALIGTINAGFEWVGAPVVYGVELYNVNELVAQASGGRFDALSLEAVFGFLFAPLAWAMGVGAADILQFGTLLGEKVAVNEFVAYASLRDLQGALSERSMIIGTYALCGFANFSSIAIQIGGLGGIAPSRKSEIAALGLRAVLGGALASWLTATVAGVLVA; encoded by the coding sequence ATGTCGTTTCCCGTCGCCCTGCTTCGTGGCCTCATCGGCCTTGTCGTCTTCGTCGGCATCGCCGTGCTGTTCTCCACCAACCGCAAGGCCATCAACTGGCGGCTCGTGGGCGCGGGGATTGGGCTGCAGCTCGTTTTCGCGTTCCTGGTGCTGAAGACCGGCCCGGGGGAGATGCTGTTCGACACCCTCGCGACCTTCTTCGACACGCTGCTGTCGTTCACGTACGAGGGGTCGGAGTTCATCTTCGGCGACCTGGGCAACCCGGACGAGGGCAACAACTTTGCCTTTCAGGTGCTGCCGACGATCATCTTTTTTGCCTCCCTGATGGGCGTGCTCTATCACCTGCGGATCGTCCAGCCGCTCGTGAACGGCATGGGGTGGGTCATGCAGAAGACCCTGCGCATCTCCGGGGCGGAGTCGCTGGCCGCCGCGGCGAACGTGTTCATTGGGCAGACGGAGGCACCCCTGGCCGTGAAGCCCTACGTGGAGGACATGACGCGCAGCGAGATCATGACGCTCATGACGGGCGGGATGGCGACCATCGCGGGCGGGGTGCTGGCCGCCTACATCGGGTTTCTGGGCGGGGACTCCCCCGAGTCGCGGCAGCTGTTCGCGAAGCACCTCCTGTCGGCGTCGGTGATGAGCGCGCCCGCGGCGATCGTGATGGCGAAGATTCTGGTGCCGGAGACCGAGACCCCCAAGACCCAGGGCGGGGCCGAAATTCAGGACACGGAGGAGGCCGACAACGTCATCGAGGCCGCCGCCAACGGCGCCTCCGACGGCCTGCGCCTCGCCCTCAACGTGGGCGCCATGCTGCTCGCCTTTCTGGCCCTCATCGGCACCATCAACGCCGGGTTCGAGTGGGTGGGCGCGCCGGTCGTCTACGGCGTCGAGCTCTACAACGTGAACGAGCTCGTGGCGCAGGCGTCCGGCGGCCGCTTCGACGCCCTCTCGCTGGAGGCGGTGTTCGGGTTCCTCTTCGCCCCGCTGGCGTGGGCGATGGGCGTGGGGGCGGCCGACATCCTGCAGTTCGGCACGCTGCTCGGCGAGAAGGTGGCCGTGAACGAGTTCGTGGCCTACGCCTCGCTGCGCGACCTCCAGGGGGCCCTCAGCGAGCGGTCCATGATTATCGGCACGTACGCCCTGTGCGGGTTCGCCAACTTCTCGTCCATCGCGATCCAGATTGGGGGCCTCGGGGGCATCGCGCCGTCGCGCAAGAGCGAGATCGCAGCGCTCGGCCTGCGGGCCGTGCTCGGGGGCGCGCTCGCCTCGTGGCTCACCGCCACGGTCGCCGGCGTCCTCGTGGCCTAA
- a CDS encoding M1 family metallopeptidase — MRLRPRLLTSVLVAALVPMLWGGAFAQQSPDQVPEHNLEAFEPVDLPDPNRYRDADGSPGRAYWQNAADYQIDVALDTARKRVTGTETITYTNNAPEALERLWVQLEQNYFKTGSRGNAAVPADARFGGFFEEAGYDLSNLRLRRGGETTTPDTLVDGTRMRVSLDEPLASGDSLQLSFDFAYTLPKDGADRHGWMEMEDGTVYQFAQWYPRMYVYDDVHGWNPLPYLGQGEYYLEYGTFNVNITVPRNMIVGGTGRLQNPDDVLTETQRERLAEARQSREPVMIIDSTEVGAPDTRPDGTGRLTWRYEADRVRDFAWAASSAFIWDAARANAGDRTVLAQSLYPREGLGTDQNPGWERSTAYTQHSVEFYSDFVAPYPYPNAINVAGRVQGMEYPQIVFCDVNSRGRSLFQVTDHEFGHTWFPMVVGSDERRWVWMDEGLNTFMNQYSALDFYGQGRVPPAKVMGGLSKYVTKQMGSPFGDQPIMTYADRIRDDALGFLAYLKPGYGLMVLREHVLGPERFDSAFKEYFDRWAYKHPKPADFFRTMEDVSGEDLDWFWRSWFYETDALDQAVDSVARGDTTMVTVSQNEQLMLPVTVQLTYEDGSTEQRRIPAEAFYTRDTNTLRVTDGPLQRIALDPNQILPDMNRGNNIWTPSDATESSSTGSSTESTSDSGR, encoded by the coding sequence ATGCGTCTCCGTCCTCGCCTGCTTACCAGCGTCCTGGTCGCGGCGCTCGTCCCCATGCTGTGGGGCGGGGCCTTCGCCCAGCAGTCCCCCGACCAGGTGCCTGAGCACAACCTCGAGGCGTTCGAGCCGGTCGACCTCCCCGACCCGAACCGCTACCGCGACGCCGACGGCAGTCCCGGCCGCGCGTACTGGCAGAACGCCGCCGACTACCAGATCGACGTGGCGCTCGACACGGCGCGCAAGCGCGTCACCGGCACCGAGACCATCACCTACACCAACAACGCCCCGGAGGCCCTGGAGCGGCTCTGGGTGCAGCTGGAGCAGAACTACTTCAAGACGGGCAGCCGCGGCAACGCCGCCGTGCCCGCCGATGCCCGTTTCGGGGGCTTCTTCGAGGAGGCCGGGTACGACCTTTCGAACCTCCGGCTCCGGCGCGGGGGCGAGACCACGACGCCGGACACGCTCGTCGACGGCACCCGGATGCGCGTGTCGCTCGATGAGCCGCTCGCGTCCGGCGACAGCCTTCAGCTCTCGTTCGACTTCGCGTACACGCTCCCGAAGGACGGCGCCGACCGCCACGGCTGGATGGAGATGGAGGACGGCACCGTCTACCAGTTCGCCCAGTGGTACCCGCGGATGTACGTCTACGACGACGTCCACGGCTGGAACCCGCTCCCCTACCTGGGCCAGGGCGAGTACTACCTGGAGTACGGCACCTTTAACGTCAACATCACCGTGCCGCGCAACATGATCGTGGGCGGCACCGGGCGCCTCCAGAACCCCGACGACGTGCTCACGGAGACGCAGCGCGAGCGGCTGGCCGAGGCGCGCCAGAGCCGCGAGCCGGTCATGATCATCGACAGCACGGAGGTGGGCGCCCCCGACACCCGCCCCGACGGGACGGGCCGCCTGACCTGGCGGTACGAGGCCGACCGGGTGCGCGACTTTGCGTGGGCGGCCTCCAGTGCCTTTATCTGGGACGCGGCCCGGGCCAACGCCGGGGACCGCACGGTGCTTGCCCAGTCGCTGTACCCGAGAGAGGGGCTCGGCACCGACCAGAACCCCGGCTGGGAGCGGTCGACCGCGTACACCCAGCACTCCGTCGAGTTCTACTCCGACTTCGTGGCGCCTTACCCCTATCCCAACGCGATCAACGTGGCCGGGCGGGTGCAGGGCATGGAGTACCCCCAGATCGTGTTCTGCGACGTCAACTCGCGCGGGCGCTCCCTCTTCCAGGTCACCGACCACGAGTTCGGGCACACCTGGTTTCCGATGGTCGTCGGGTCCGACGAGCGCCGCTGGGTCTGGATGGACGAGGGCCTCAATACCTTCATGAACCAGTACTCGGCGCTCGACTTCTACGGCCAGGGCCGGGTGCCGCCGGCGAAGGTAATGGGCGGCCTCTCGAAGTACGTGACGAAGCAGATGGGCTCCCCCTTCGGGGACCAGCCGATCATGACGTACGCCGACCGCATTCGGGACGACGCCCTGGGGTTTCTTGCCTACCTGAAGCCGGGCTACGGCCTCATGGTGCTGCGCGAACACGTGCTGGGGCCCGAGCGCTTCGACTCCGCCTTTAAGGAGTACTTCGACCGCTGGGCCTACAAGCACCCGAAGCCCGCCGACTTCTTCCGCACCATGGAGGACGTGAGCGGCGAGGACCTGGACTGGTTCTGGCGGAGCTGGTTCTACGAGACCGACGCGCTGGACCAGGCCGTCGACTCGGTGGCCCGCGGCGACACGACGATGGTGACGGTCTCGCAGAATGAGCAGCTGATGCTGCCGGTAACGGTGCAGCTCACCTACGAGGACGGCTCCACGGAGCAGCGCCGCATCCCCGCCGAGGCCTTCTACACGCGAGACACCAACACCCTGCGCGTGACGGACGGGCCTCTGCAGCGCATCGCCCTCGACCCGAACCAGATCCTGCCGGACATGAACCGGGGCAACAACATTTGGACGCCGTCGGACGCCACGGAATCGTCGTCCACGGGGTCGTCCACGGAGTCCACTTCGGACTCGGGTCGCTAA
- a CDS encoding ATP-dependent helicase, translating to MRRIPIRRSTTHTQVDPDPEAEQRILDGLNDKQREAVTTTEGPVMIIAGPGSGKTRALTHRIAYLLAAGKAQPRDILALTFTNKAANEMQERVEALVGDDARGMWVGTFHSSFARLLRMEGDKIGYSEDFSIYDTADSKRLIRQQMKGRNLDTDVVKPRSVQRMISSAKNEMIDPQEYAELARGDQQEIVAEVYPAYERALKQANALDFDDLLLKPIELFEQHEDVLEKYQTRWQYVHIDEYQDTNQAQYVLARKLSARHKNLCVVGDDAQSIYAFRGADITNILNFDNDYPDATTIRLERNYRSTENIIRLADSIIEENDDQIEKSLWTDNAEGEYVALMEALSEKDEAQKIERRVRDLHLRDGMEYGDFAVLYRTNAQSRAIEEALRKENVPYRVIGGTSFYERKEIKDVLAYLKLLVNPNDTASLQRVINYPTRGIGDKTQARLQRYAQQHSLSLWQAVERVEEIETLGTRAERAVGKFRRLIARYASKAGTGSVPADELARDLIQDAGLLSELRKEHTRENLQRWENVQELISALAEYVESTEDATISTFLQEVALMTDQDEAEEGDDKVTLMTLHAAKGTEFPVVFVAGLEEGLFPLEQATQEKAELEEERRLFYVGVTRAEERLYLSWARSRYRYGEQTSNTRSRFLEEVDSDVVRTEAGGELEQQTDRFSAEEGPSADYDEMDPHYYRQDLSGDGGATGSSDGLRRIESTDGGGGRRVVYDEGHGEIVPGAQVEHQKFGRGKVQSLEGEGDKATAVVFFGSDVGNKKLKLKYANLRVIG from the coding sequence ATGCGCCGCATCCCGATCCGCCGTTCCACCACCCACACCCAGGTTGACCCCGACCCGGAGGCCGAGCAGCGCATTCTCGACGGCCTCAACGACAAGCAGCGCGAGGCCGTGACGACCACCGAGGGGCCGGTCATGATTATCGCCGGGCCGGGGTCCGGCAAGACGCGCGCGCTGACCCACCGCATCGCCTATCTGCTGGCCGCCGGCAAAGCCCAGCCGCGCGACATCCTGGCCCTCACCTTTACCAACAAGGCGGCCAACGAGATGCAGGAGCGTGTGGAGGCCCTCGTGGGCGACGACGCCCGGGGGATGTGGGTGGGCACCTTCCACTCCTCGTTCGCCCGGCTGCTGCGGATGGAGGGGGACAAGATCGGCTACTCGGAGGACTTTTCGATCTACGACACCGCCGACTCGAAGCGCCTCATCCGACAGCAGATGAAGGGGCGCAACCTCGACACCGACGTGGTGAAGCCGCGGTCGGTGCAGCGCATGATCTCCAGCGCCAAGAACGAAATGATCGACCCGCAGGAGTACGCGGAGCTGGCGCGTGGGGACCAGCAGGAGATCGTCGCGGAGGTCTATCCCGCCTACGAGCGCGCCCTCAAGCAGGCCAACGCGCTCGACTTCGACGACCTGCTCCTCAAGCCGATCGAGCTGTTTGAGCAGCACGAGGACGTCCTGGAGAAGTACCAGACCCGCTGGCAGTACGTCCACATCGACGAGTACCAGGACACGAACCAGGCGCAGTACGTTCTGGCCCGCAAGCTGTCCGCCCGCCACAAAAACCTCTGCGTGGTGGGCGACGACGCGCAGAGCATCTACGCCTTCCGCGGGGCCGATATCACCAACATCCTCAACTTCGACAACGACTACCCGGACGCCACCACGATCCGGCTGGAGCGCAACTACCGCTCCACCGAGAACATCATCCGCCTGGCCGACTCGATCATCGAGGAGAACGACGACCAGATCGAGAAGAGCCTCTGGACGGACAACGCGGAGGGGGAGTACGTGGCGCTCATGGAGGCGCTCAGCGAGAAGGACGAGGCGCAAAAGATCGAGCGCCGCGTCCGCGACCTGCACCTGCGCGACGGGATGGAGTACGGCGACTTTGCGGTCCTCTACCGCACCAACGCCCAGAGCCGGGCCATCGAGGAGGCGCTGCGCAAGGAGAACGTGCCGTACCGCGTGATCGGGGGCACGTCCTTCTACGAGCGGAAGGAGATCAAGGACGTGCTGGCGTACCTGAAGCTGCTGGTGAACCCGAACGACACGGCCAGCCTGCAGCGCGTCATCAACTACCCCACCCGTGGCATCGGCGACAAGACGCAGGCGCGCCTCCAGCGCTACGCCCAGCAGCACAGCCTCTCGCTGTGGCAGGCCGTCGAGCGGGTGGAGGAGATCGAGACGCTGGGCACGCGCGCCGAGCGGGCCGTCGGCAAATTTCGGCGCCTCATTGCCCGCTACGCCTCGAAGGCGGGCACCGGCAGCGTGCCGGCCGACGAGCTGGCGCGCGACCTGATCCAGGACGCCGGCCTGCTCAGCGAGCTGCGCAAGGAGCACACCCGCGAAAACCTGCAGCGCTGGGAGAACGTGCAGGAGCTGATCAGCGCGCTGGCCGAGTACGTCGAGTCCACCGAGGACGCCACCATCAGCACGTTCCTGCAGGAGGTGGCCCTCATGACCGACCAGGACGAGGCCGAAGAGGGGGACGACAAGGTGACGCTCATGACGCTCCACGCCGCGAAGGGGACCGAATTTCCGGTCGTCTTCGTCGCGGGCCTGGAGGAGGGGCTCTTTCCGCTGGAGCAGGCGACCCAGGAGAAGGCGGAGCTGGAGGAGGAGCGGCGCCTCTTCTACGTCGGCGTCACGCGGGCGGAGGAGCGCCTCTACCTCAGCTGGGCGCGCAGCCGCTACCGCTACGGCGAACAGACCTCCAACACGCGCAGCCGCTTCCTGGAGGAGGTCGACTCCGACGTGGTGCGCACCGAGGCGGGCGGCGAGCTGGAGCAGCAGACGGACCGCTTCTCGGCGGAGGAGGGCCCCTCGGCCGACTACGACGAGATGGACCCGCACTACTACCGGCAGGACCTGAGCGGGGACGGCGGGGCGACCGGCTCGTCGGACGGCCTTCGGCGCATCGAGTCGACCGACGGGGGCGGCGGGCGGCGCGTGGTCTACGACGAGGGGCACGGCGAGATCGTGCCGGGCGCCCAGGTGGAGCACCAGAAGTTTGGGCGGGGCAAGGTGCAGTCCCTAGAGGGGGAGGGGGACAAGGCCACCGCGGTCGTGTTCTTCGGCTCGGACGTGGGCAACAAGAAGCTGAAGCTCAAATACGCCAACCTGCGCGTGATCGGGTGA